The window cacactaacaccagCCCAGCATCCATCTGTACATTAAACGGATTCCGATGGGGCGCAACCTCTGGCATTGGGTACATTCTTCGTAGTCTGACGCCACGAAAGAGGAAATTGATTATGGAGTGCAAATTATGCTAGTTCAAGATGGTGGCGCAGTGCAGTGCCTTTACACATGTCGGCTGGATAATGTGTTCCATGGTTGGTGTGAAGGTAGAATGAGGGAGGGAAGGGGCGGGGAGTGGGTAATTTACAGTAAACTACATTTATATACACACACCCATTTTACAGATATTGAATATGTACATGCTAAAACATTTTCAAAGATGTCCGTTCACAAACAAGTCAATCCAGAGAAATGTAGGCAAAGGTCTATAGTTCTCTCAATCCCCCCTTTCTCTTTCGTGGCTCCCACTCCATGTCCTTTTCCCTCAGTGGCTGGCTCACTGCCCACAACGCAGTGGCCCTCTCGTTCTCTTATCTCTCTGTAGTGTGGCGGTGGTTGTTGTGGGGGAAGGTGGCAGGAGGAGGGTGTCGCAGGCCCTTAGCTGTTCTTGAGCAGCACTCTATCGTCAGGGCAAGGGAAGGAGAGGAGCTGACAGGCATCGGGAGTGAGCAAGGTGCAGGAGCGCAGGTCAGCGCTCTGAAGGGAGGCACAGCGGCGTAACAGGGGCAGGCACTGCTCCGTCACCTTCACACAGCCTGCGGACAGGAGGAAACAACAGGAGGTTGACAATCAACGGTCAACCTACATAACCACAATGACTGCAACACTTCCATGAGTAGACCTGGATTAAATATTTGAATCAGGAGCCAGGTTGATATCGTTGGGAAATAGGAGAGCAAGTATCTATGTATGTTGCTACTTTAGCATGATTAAACATCTCAGAAGGAAGAAGTCAGTATCTGGAGCAGATCCCTGCTCATCAGTGGTCTGATAACCTGcaatactcaaatacacacaaaataaaattaaaaaaacagGGTACCAACCTTGGTGTATTTGGGGCTAGTGAGTCTAACGTGTAGTCTTTACCTGCCAGGTTTAGGTGGGTGAGGCTGTCCTTCAGTGGAGACATGGGGGAGGTCAGTGTGTGGATGGTCTGGTCCGTGATATTGCCACACTGACTCAGGTCCAGCTTGGTCAAGTGGGGCAGGTAGCGCACCAACAGGCGGGACGTGACATCTGTCAAGTCCAGCCCGGCCAATCGCAGCTCCGTTACGTTCTGGAACCgcccccctctgctctctccatgAGCTTTTGGACCAAGAACAAAGCAAAACATGTTACAGGACTTTAGATTCACAGTCTGTGTGTTTATCATGCTTATGCACTATGAAAAGGGAGTGGTTGTTCACTTGCAACAAGGAAACAAGCATGACAGTACAGTTTACAGATTGGCATTTGTGATATCAAGTCTATCCAATGAACACCACATTGCATCTAACCTTCCATAGTGTATTGCAGGTTATGGATGCCTAATCAATCATGTGTGAGACTTGTCACTAACCTGTCCGAGTGTCAGCAGGGGGCGCCAGTAGCTCCCTCAGGTGCGAGTCCTTCATGTCTTCTACCCGGCTGAGGTCGAGCAGACGTAGGCAGGGACAAACAGCCTGACACAGGGCCGACACAGAGGACCAGGGACAGCCCGACACATTCAGCTCCAGTAGAcctgggagaggaagaggaaggccAGGAGTTAGCATAACCCCTGAGGCAGACTAGCAATACGGCAATGAGGTGACGACAGCCCAACTACAATAGGACATGATCAGGCTATATTGATGGAAAAAAGACGTGGTAGGGAGGCAGAGGTGTTGAATGAACGCAAGATACCTTGTAGACGGTTGATGAGCCACATGAGCTGCTTCTTCGAGATGTTGGTATAGCCCAGGTTAAGGGAGACTGGTTGCCTGCGGATTATACCACTCAGCATAGGAGGGGTGATGGAGCGCTGCCGGCTAAGGTCAATCTGAGTCCACAATCTCTTATCACAGCACCTGAGAGAGCAAGACAGAAAATAAAAGACTGGGATGAGAATTAAAGAAAACGTCTGGTCTACTGTACACCATAGAATGTGAGCCACTGCAGTCAATGAATATCCTTCCAGGGATGGATTCTATTGTTCTCAACATGAAAGATGAATTTCTTAGTAGTCCAAACAGGTTTGTGTTGAACCACCCCCTTCCAGCCCAACCGGATGCTGACCCCATCTGAACCTTTTGTCTAGACTTACCACCGGCTCCATGTCCGACAGACCCTCATGCAGACGCACAGCTCCCTCTGGCTGAGGTGCTGGAAGACGCGGAGCCAGACGTCGCGGGGCATCACGTGGGAGGAGCCGCTGTCCAGGGGCAGGCAGTGGGGCTCGGGGCAGGCTGGCGGTGGCCGCACCAGGTGCCGCTCCATCTGCACAGGCCGGGGAGGCGAGGGCACAGCAGGGGGGCTGCGTTTCATCATCTGCGAGCGTGGAGCCATCCGGGACGGCTGTGACCGGGGTGAGGCGGCGAGGGCTGACATGCCCCCTGAGGAGTTGCTGCCTGGGCCCAGCAGGCCCTCCCCTCCCCCGTTGGATGTGGTAGTGGCAGTAGAAGCAGAAGAGTTGCTACTGTTCCTCGACGTTGGTTGGGACCCTGATTGCTTGTTGCTACGGATCTTGTTGCCTTTGTTGCCCTTGCCAGTTCCGTGTCGGTGGTTGGCCACCGAGCCTCCgccgctgctgctgttgttggcGTTCTCCTTCTCCTGAGTCTCTCGGTCCCTCACCCCCGCCCGCGTCCGTCCATTGCGCGTCTCAGAGCCGTTGCTGCGTTTACTGGTGAAGCCCTCGGAACCTGGCGAGGGGCCATGGCCGGAGGAAGGTGGAGgctgggtggaggagagaggggagggtggaggcaATGGGGTAGACTTCCGACTCCTCTCCCCGCTCTCCTCGTCATTCCCGTCCGTCGTGAGCCCCTTGCGGCCCCGTGGAGGTCCCTCCCCCCTACGCCGGGGCTTGTCTCCCACAACCTGCTCCTccaccgcctcctcctcctccttaacACTTCCCTCTCCCTCAGAGTCCTCACTGGCACTGAAGCCCAGCTCCGCCagcctcctgtccctctctctatcccgtTCCCGGTTGCGCTCCCTGGCACTGTTGCTATAAGCGACGGGTGCGGGGGAGGAGGGTTCAGAGCCGCGGCGGCCATCTGAACCGGAAGGCGAGTCAGAGTCGGACTCCGAGTCGGACTCGGAAGTAGACGAGCTCGATGAACTGGACTCGCGGACACGCTCAAGGAGCTGGCACATTTGCTTGAAGCGCTCCAATTTCTCGCGGTGGTGCGAGCGCTGGTCCTGGCTGGCCGTGGAGGTGGGGGACTGCGTGGAGTTGGAACCCCCTCCGGAACCCTGGCCGCCTCCGGTTGAGGAGTTGGGCCCATTGGACTCTGCAGTCTCTGACACGTTGGGCTTCTGTTTCTGTCATGGGAGGAATAACGTTAGTGAAGAGAGTGACAGAGGAGCAGCTCTTAGTTACCATATGATTTATGACAGAGCTTCGTCGTTTTTAAAAGATAAAACTATGTTCATATGAAGAATTACCTTTTTCAAGCGTTTTTCATGGGCCCCTTTCATCTGAGGGAGAAGGTCAGACAGAGACAAGAGTTGGCAAGCTGTGTTCATAGCAACTTGTCACAACTAGTAGGCAACTTACcaactatacactgagtatacaaaacattaaggacacctgctctttccatcacacagactgaccaggtgaatccaggtgaaagctatgatcccttattgatgtcacttgttaaatccacttcaaatcagtgtagataaagaggaggagacaggttaatgaagtatttttaagcctcgagacaactgagacatggattgtgtatgtgtgccatttagagggtgaatgggaaagacaaagaatttaagtgtctttgaacggggtatggtagtaggtgccaggcgcaccagtttgtgtcaagaactgcaatgctgctgggtttttcacactcaacagtttcccctgtgtgtatcaagaatggtccaccacccaaaagacatccagccaacttgacacaactgtgggaagcattggagtcaacatgggccagcatccctgtggaacactttctgccccttgtagagtccatgcccccaactcaatattaggaaggtgttcctaatgtttggtatactcagtgtgcaTGCTAAATGTTTGCATACTGCAACACTTCACAAAGATCTTCCTACCTTCTTTTTGGGGCCGCTGTCCTGGGGCagctccttctccttcttcctcttgTGACCATCCTGCCTTCCCCGTCCTCTAAAGAGGAGGGGGTTTCTTTTGGTGGGCGGAGGATCGTCCGTCAGCTTCCATCGGCCCACCTCCCCGTTGTCCATCCGCCTCTTCCCTGAGCCATCACCCCCGTCCTGATGtgtggagaaaggagaggaggatttAAGAATatgttcagtgcattcggaatgtattcagaccccttccctttttccacattttgttacgttacagccttattctaaaattgattaaattattttttccccctcaaatctacacacaaataccccataaggacaaagcgaaaacagtgtTTTTTTatagacattttagca is drawn from Coregonus clupeaformis isolate EN_2021a unplaced genomic scaffold, ASM2061545v1 scaf0136, whole genome shotgun sequence and contains these coding sequences:
- the LOC123483488 gene encoding LOW QUALITY PROTEIN: F-box/LRR-repeat protein 19-like (The sequence of the model RefSeq protein was modified relative to this genomic sequence to represent the inferred CDS: deleted 3 bases in 3 codons) → MSGSKALGGARRRRTRCRRCQACMRIECSECHFCKDMKKFGGPGRMKQSCLLRQCTAPVLPHTAVCFSCGEAGKEDTVDTEEEKFSLSLMECTICNEIIHPSCLKMGKAEGIINDEIPNCWECPKCHKEGKTSKDGGDGSGKRRMDNGEVGRWKLTDDPPPTKRNPLLFRGRGRQDGHKRKKEKELPQDSGPKKKMKGAHEKRLKKKQKPNVSETAESNGPNSSTGGGQGSGGGSNSTQSPTSTASQDQRSHHREKLERFKQMCQLLERVRESSSSSSSTSESDSESDSDSPSGSDGRRGSEPSSPAPVAYSNSARERNRERDRERDRRLAELGFSASEDSEGEGSVKEEEEAVEEQVVGDKPRRRGEGPPRGRKGLTTDGNDEESGERSRKSTPLPPPSPLSSTQPPPSSGHGPSPGSEGFTSKRSNGSETRNGRTRAGVRDRETQEKENANNSSSGGGSVANHRHGTGKGNKGNKIRSNKQSGSQPTSRNSSNSSASTATTTSNGGGEGLLGPGSNSSGGMSALAASPRSQPSRMAPRSQMMKRSPPAVPSPPRPVQMERHLVRPPPACPEPHCLPLDSGSSHVMPRDVWLRVFQHLSQRELCVCMRVCRTWSRWCCDKRLWTQIDLSRQRSITPPMLSGIIRRQPVSLNLGYTNISKKQLMWLINRLQGLLELNVSGCPWSSVSALCQAVCPCLRLLDLSRVEDMKDSHLRELLAPPADTRTAHGESRGGRFQNVTELRLAGLDLTDVTSRLLVRYLPHLTKLDLSQCGNITDQTIHTLTSPMSPLKDSLTHLNLAGCVKVTEQCLPLLRRCASLQSADLRSCTLLTPDACQLLSFPCPDDRVLLKNS